The following coding sequences lie in one Danio rerio strain Tuebingen ecotype United States chromosome 3, GRCz12tu, whole genome shotgun sequence genomic window:
- the rundc1 gene encoding RUN domain-containing protein 1 isoform X2 — protein sequence MERQRVIIDELIKKLDVNLNEDIGNLTPEELRQRVDAAIAQIVNPARVKEQLVEQLKTQIRDLEMFINFIQDEVGNPLLNDGTKSQPTHAAGPNTGATGGVKRVDPEQAQRMRETGLQLIQKALAVLQIFALSQFGCAAGHVPQNMWSQGAEAQDYGPLLQKLEGAVERVRLQASRHQPSSLDEHVVSYSASLSPEGPRDELTASVRKELAIALRDLLAHGLYAPSQGMSLVLAPISCLLPFSSSPQTLHPWELFVKYYHSKNGQAFVESPARQLSQSFSLPVGGGPVTVTPKQSLLWAIHTVLKEHRRFKRSTDSEFKALVCMALNEQRLVSWLNLLCKSGTLIHSHYQPWSYMAQTGFEGALRILGRISHLKFSLPVDLAVRQLKNIKDAF from the exons ATGGAGAGACAGAGG GTAATCATCGATGAGCTGATTAAGAAGCTTGATGTGAATCTGAATGAAGACATTGGCAATCTCACACCAGAGGAGCTCCGGCAGAGAGTGGACGCCGCTATAGCTCAGATCGTCAACCCGGCTCGAGTCAAAGAGCAGCTGGTTGAGCAGCTCAAAACCCAGATCAGAGACCTGGAGATGTTCATTAACTTCATACAGG ATGAAGTGGGGAACCCTCTGTTAAATGATGGTACGAAGAGCCAGCCGACCCATGCAGCCGGACCAAACACTGGAGCCACTGGAGGAGTGAAGCGAG TGGATCCTGAACAGGCCCAGCGGATGCGGGAAACAGGGCTCCAGCTGATTCAGAAAGCCTTAGCGGTGCTGCAGATCTTTGCTCTGAGCCAGTTTGGATGTGCTGCAGGTCATGTGCCCCAAAACATGTGGTCTCAGGGTGCCGAGGCTCAAGATTACGGCCCTCTCCTGCAGAAACTAGAAGGAGCGGTGGAGCGAGTCCGTCTGCAAGCCTCCCGCCATCAGCCCTCATCTCTAGATGAACACGTGGTCAGTTATTCTGCCTCCCTATCGCCTGAAGGACCTCGGGACGAACTCACTGCGTCAGTGCGTAAAGAactggccattgcactccgggaCCTGCTGGCCCATGGACTGTACGCTCCTTCTCAGGGCATGAGCCTGGTCCTGGCTCCCATTTCCTGCCTGCTCCCCTTCAGCTCCTCCCCTCAGACCCTGCATCCCTGGGAGCTTTTCGTCAAGTACTATCATTCCAAAAACGGCCAGGCGTTTGTTGAATCGCCCGCTCGGCAGCTCTCACAATCCTTCAGTTTGCCTGTAGGTGGCGGTCCTGTGACAGTCACACCCAAACAGTCTCTGTTATGGGCCATCCACACGGTCCTCAAAGAACACAGACGATTCAAGCGAAGCACAGACTCTGAGTTTAAGGCGTTAGTTTGCATGGCGCTCAATGAGCAGCGGCTTGTGTCCTGGCTCAACCTGCTATGTAAATCTGGGACGCTCATACACTCGCACTATCAGCCCTGGAGCTATATGGCTCAGACGGGCTTTGAAGGGGCTCTGCGCATCCTGGGCCGCATCAGCCATCTCAAATTCAGCCTTCCTGTAGACTTGGCGGTTAGGCAGCTAAAGAACATCAAAGATGCTTTTTAA
- the rundc1 gene encoding RUN domain-containing protein 1 isoform X1 translates to MSTEDLSTSDSEAAFAGAGERWAPVGAVANPEDEHWKTGAQAGSVSSGDGEMVSRLRKMEDEQEQLNSSLLALTSHFAQVQFRLKQIVHAQSDEKERMLLELEEFAFRGCPHVVGCRAQDAHMLENSSEREKRERLEAQRNKQKELIFQLKNQLDDLERFAYQEGSYDSLPQSVVMERQRVIIDELIKKLDVNLNEDIGNLTPEELRQRVDAAIAQIVNPARVKEQLVEQLKTQIRDLEMFINFIQDEVGNPLLNDGTKSQPTHAAGPNTGATGGVKRVDPEQAQRMRETGLQLIQKALAVLQIFALSQFGCAAGHVPQNMWSQGAEAQDYGPLLQKLEGAVERVRLQASRHQPSSLDEHVVSYSASLSPEGPRDELTASVRKELAIALRDLLAHGLYAPSQGMSLVLAPISCLLPFSSSPQTLHPWELFVKYYHSKNGQAFVESPARQLSQSFSLPVGGGPVTVTPKQSLLWAIHTVLKEHRRFKRSTDSEFKALVCMALNEQRLVSWLNLLCKSGTLIHSHYQPWSYMAQTGFEGALRILGRISHLKFSLPVDLAVRQLKNIKDAF, encoded by the exons ATGTCGACGGAGGATTTGTCCACTTCCGACAGCGAGGCTGCCTTCGCGGGAGCCGGGGAGCGCTGGGCGCCCGTGGGAGCCGTGGCCAACCCGGAGGATGAGCACTGGAAGACGGGCGCGCAGGCTGGCTCTGTGTCCTCTGGCGATGGAGAAATGGTCTCCCGGCTGCGGAAGATGGAGGACGAGCAGGAACAGCTGAATTCGTCGCTTCTCGCCTTAACATCTCACTTCGCTCAGGTGCAGTTTCGCCTGAAGCAGATCGTGCACGCGCAGAGCGATGAGAAGGAGAGGATGCTGCTGGAGCTCGAGGAGTTCGCCTTCAGAGGATGCCCGCATGTCGTCGGCTGCAGGGCGCAGGACGCTCATATGCTGGAAAACTCT AGTGAACGGGAGAAGAGGGAGCGCTTGGAAGCTCAAAGAAACAAGCAGAAGGAACTGATTTTCCAGCTGAAGAATCAACTCGACGACCTGGAACGCTTCGCCTACCAGGAGGGCAGCTATGACTCACTGCCTCAGTCTGTCGTCATGGAGAGACAGAGG GTAATCATCGATGAGCTGATTAAGAAGCTTGATGTGAATCTGAATGAAGACATTGGCAATCTCACACCAGAGGAGCTCCGGCAGAGAGTGGACGCCGCTATAGCTCAGATCGTCAACCCGGCTCGAGTCAAAGAGCAGCTGGTTGAGCAGCTCAAAACCCAGATCAGAGACCTGGAGATGTTCATTAACTTCATACAGG ATGAAGTGGGGAACCCTCTGTTAAATGATGGTACGAAGAGCCAGCCGACCCATGCAGCCGGACCAAACACTGGAGCCACTGGAGGAGTGAAGCGAG TGGATCCTGAACAGGCCCAGCGGATGCGGGAAACAGGGCTCCAGCTGATTCAGAAAGCCTTAGCGGTGCTGCAGATCTTTGCTCTGAGCCAGTTTGGATGTGCTGCAGGTCATGTGCCCCAAAACATGTGGTCTCAGGGTGCCGAGGCTCAAGATTACGGCCCTCTCCTGCAGAAACTAGAAGGAGCGGTGGAGCGAGTCCGTCTGCAAGCCTCCCGCCATCAGCCCTCATCTCTAGATGAACACGTGGTCAGTTATTCTGCCTCCCTATCGCCTGAAGGACCTCGGGACGAACTCACTGCGTCAGTGCGTAAAGAactggccattgcactccgggaCCTGCTGGCCCATGGACTGTACGCTCCTTCTCAGGGCATGAGCCTGGTCCTGGCTCCCATTTCCTGCCTGCTCCCCTTCAGCTCCTCCCCTCAGACCCTGCATCCCTGGGAGCTTTTCGTCAAGTACTATCATTCCAAAAACGGCCAGGCGTTTGTTGAATCGCCCGCTCGGCAGCTCTCACAATCCTTCAGTTTGCCTGTAGGTGGCGGTCCTGTGACAGTCACACCCAAACAGTCTCTGTTATGGGCCATCCACACGGTCCTCAAAGAACACAGACGATTCAAGCGAAGCACAGACTCTGAGTTTAAGGCGTTAGTTTGCATGGCGCTCAATGAGCAGCGGCTTGTGTCCTGGCTCAACCTGCTATGTAAATCTGGGACGCTCATACACTCGCACTATCAGCCCTGGAGCTATATGGCTCAGACGGGCTTTGAAGGGGCTCTGCGCATCCTGGGCCGCATCAGCCATCTCAAATTCAGCCTTCCTGTAGACTTGGCGGTTAGGCAGCTAAAGAACATCAAAGATGCTTTTTAA